A genomic window from Triplophysa dalaica isolate WHDGS20190420 chromosome 24, ASM1584641v1, whole genome shotgun sequence includes:
- the tmem17 gene encoding transmembrane protein 17B translates to MDLPEPIRRRLGDFSRTVFVDHTRTQPSPGEHANFLREDKDVISNLPLQMALHFNMWFFPFWWISEVVMLQLKYLALVDYYKFILITVLILMTIIEAIRLYLGNVGNLQEKVPELAGFWLLTLLLQCPMILFQLFNEAILIQPLERGVHIILALFIFAEALFGFVALRAMVRHTETHFHLRQFDGIQELGT, encoded by the exons ATGGACCTGCCCGAACCTATACGAAGGCGGCTTGGCGATTTTTCCAGAACCGTTTTCGTGGATCACACCCGTACGCAGCCTTCCCCCGGAGAGCATGCGAATTTTTTAAGAGAGG ATAAAGATGTGATATCCAACCTTCCTCTTCAGATGGCACTTCACTTTAACATGTGGTTCTTTCCTTTCTGGTGGATTAGTGAGGTTGTCATGCTTCAACTGAAG TATCTGGCCCTTGTTGATTATTACAAGTTCATCCTGATCACTGTCCTTATTTTAATGACCATCATTGAGGCCATCAGACTCTACCTGGGCAATGTTGGTAATCTGcaagaaaag GTTCCAGAATTGGCTGGATTTTGGCTCTTGACTCTTTTATTGCAGTGTCCGATGATTCTGTTCCAGCTCTTTAATGAGGCTATTCTCATTCAGCCTCTGGAAAGAGGAGTTCATATTATACTGGCCTTGTTTATCTTCGCAGAG gcGCTTTTTGGCTTTGTTGCCCTGCGTGCAATGGTCCGGCACACCGAAACTCATTTCCATTTAAGGCAGTTTGATGGGATTCAGGAATTAGGAACATAA
- the slc15a5 gene encoding solute carrier family 15 member 5, with the protein MPPVSAFDRRDGHLHQGVFESSHPNGTVTMPRKERKKLQAIVCVLFVELFERFTFFGIVCNMILFCTIKLGYSNYQAAMVNTCFVGASVLTPVLLGWFAETCFGRTRVLGFCALLHFFGTAMLPVVAFPFEDFYINTHNIVHQIEPHEQHILFYTGLVAVALGIGGIRAILCPMAAYHLQGCDRHQLSSFFNWFYWLVNLNSMVVILGIAYIQQSVAKNLCFLIPFTSVLLALIAIHMVRNKLTFHPKKGSSLLTTFGVFLNSLKMCCLHYRHLSGDVANWLDRAKEINGGCYSETNVENVKILVKLFPLFGLQVLYRACITQIPSGYYLQTMHSNLKLNGFIWPVAVMKVISILPVFILAPLLELLNTCYQSPKKKIFPSPATFITMGHACAALSALLAGISEIHRKDYPQVEQTLSGTVLQVSSMRCFQLTPQYILLGVAEAFVTPACSFIAFCLTPSNLRGVSLHFLTLSYGGGCFLGAFLIQFLYFVSGGNFYPNNPSAGNMERFFFTLATLMAINTLVFWRISQRYTDLSVELSSGARQSHLSEKLLQYKTYLRFYDTVERSETLTSMETVS; encoded by the exons ATGCCACCCGTAAGTGCATTTGATCGACGTGATGGCCACCTCCATCAGGGGGTCTTTGAATCTTCACATCCCAATGGGACGGTCACCATGCCTCGCAAGGAACGTAAAAAGCTGCAAGCGATTGTTTGTGTTCTGTTCGTGGAGCTGTTCGAGAGGTTTACCTTTTTTGGGATTGTTTGCAACATGATCCTTTTCTGCACCATCAAGTTGGGATACAGCAATTATCAAGCGGCCATGGTGAACACATGTTTTGTCGGGGCCAGCGTTCTCACGCCTGTTCTTTTGGGATGGTTCGCAGAGACGTGCTTCGGGAGGACAAGGGTTCTGGGCTTTTGTGCTCTTCTTCATTTCTTCG GTACTGCCATGCTTCCAGTCGTCGCCTTCCCTTTTGAGGATTTCTATATTAACACACATAATATTGTGCATCAGATAGAGCCGCACGAGCAACACATCCTCTTCTACACAGGACTTGTTGCCGTGGCTCTTGGCATTGGTGGCATCCGTGCCATCCTCTGCCCAATGGCAGCCTATCACCTTCAAGGATGTGATCGACACCAACTGTCGTCATTCTTCAACTG GTTTTACTGGCTGGTCAATCTGAATTCAATGGTTGTAATTTTAGGGATCGCCTACATTCAGCAGTCAGTGGCCAAAAACTTGTGTTTTCTCATCCCTTTCACCTCAGTTCTTCTGGCCCTCATCGCCATACATATGGTGCGCAACAAGCTCACATTCCACCCCAAAAAAG GAAGTTCCCTGCTAACCACGTTCGGTGTGTTCCTGAATTCTCTGAAAATGTGTTGCCTCCATTACCGCCACTTAAGCGGCGACGTTGCTAACTGGCTAGACCGGGCCAAAGAAATCAACGGTGGCTGTTATAGTGAGACCAATGTGGAAAATGTTAAGATCCTGGTGAAACTTTTTCCTCTCTTCGGACTTCAGGTTTTATATCGCGCTTGCATTACTCAG ATTCCATCGGGCTATTATCTACAGACGATGCATTCAAACCTCAAACTCAATGGTTTTATCTGGCCAGTAGCAGTGATGAAGGTTATCAGTATACTGCCTGTGTTTATCTTGGCACCACTGCTGGAACTTCTGAACACTTGCTACCAATctcccaaaaaaaaaatctttcccTCTCCAGCCACATTTATCA CTATGGGCCATGCTTGTGCCGCTCTTTCGGCATTACTGGCTGGAATCTCAGAGATCCATAGAAAGGATTACCCACAGGTGGAGCAGACATTGTCAGGCACGGTCCTTCAGGTGTCCTCCATGAGATGTTTTCAGCTGACTCCTCAGTACATTTTACTGGGTGTGGCAGAGGCCTTTGTAACACCAGCAT GCTCCTTCATCGCCTTCTGTCTGACTCCCAGCAACCTCAGAGGCGTCTCGCTGCATTTCCTGACCCTGTCATATGGAGGTGGCTGCTTTCTTGGCGCTTTCCTTATTCAATTCCTTTATTTTGTGTCAGGAG GAAACTTTTATCCGAATAACCCCAGCGCTGGCAATATGGAGAGGTTTTTCTTTACACTGGCTACGTTAATGGCTATAAACACACTTGTGTTTTGGAGAATATCACAGAG GTACACAGATTTGAGTGTGGAGTTGAGCAGTGGAGCAAGACAAAGTCATCTGTCTGAGAAACTTCTTCAGTATAAGACCTATCTTCGCTTCTATGACACAGTGGAACGCTCTGAAACTTTAACCTCCATGGAAACTGTCTCGTGa